CGCGCCGTCGGAACCGCGGTCGGGCGCAACCCGATTTCCTACCTGATTCCGTGCCACCGGGCGCTGCGCAAATCCGGCGGTCTTGGCGGCTATCACTGGGGGTTGCCCGTCAAGCGCGCGCTGCTGGCCTGGGAAGCGGCGCGGGCCGAGGCCTGAGCAGGGGGCTTTTCCGGCTATGAGCGATCCTCCGCCGATTTTTCGGGAACTCCCGGGCGGTTTCGTGCATTGTTTTTGAATATCAACCGACAATCCCCCATGAAACGGGGGCAACTAATCATGAGGCAAACCATGATCCGGGCTAAACTTCCCGTTCTTCTTTCCGTCGCCGTGCTGGGCCTTTCGGCCTGTACCACCGGTCCCATGTTCGATCAGAACGATCCCAACCAGCGGGCCAAGACCGGCGCTTTGGTCGGCGCCGCCACCGGCGCGATCGCCGGGCGTATCGTTGGCGGTGACGACAAGGGCGAACGCAACCGCGCCACCGTGGCCGGCGCGCTTGTCGGCGCCGCGGCGGGCGCCGCCATCGGCAACCAGCTGGACAAGCAGGCCGCCGAACTGCGCCAGCAGCTAGGCAACGACGTGTCGGTGCGCAACACCGGCGATCGCCTGATCGTGACCATGCCGCAGGACATCCTGTTCGCGACCGACAGCGCCACGCTTCGTCCCGACCTGGTCGGCGATCTGCGCGACGTCGCCGCCAGCCTGCAGGCCTATCCCAACACCACGGTTCAGGTCATCGGCCACACGGACAACACCGGCGGTGCGGCCTACAATCTCGACCTGTCGCAGCGCCGCGCGCAATCGGTCGCCAACGTGCTGATCGGACAGGGCGTGCCGTCCTTCCGCATCGCCACCTTCGGCCGCGGCGAAGACCAACCCATCGCGTCCAACCTGACGCCGGAAGGCCGCGCGCAGAACCGCCGGGTGGAAATCGTGATCCTGCCCAACGCCTGATCTGCGCATCCGCGCACAGGACATGGGGAAACGCCGCGGGTTGCCGCGGCGTTTTTCCGTTGTAGGTCTTGGCAAACGCAAGACACGGAGTTTCTCATGCCCGCCTACACTCTCGTCGGCCTGTGCGGATCGCTGCGCGCAGGGTCCACCAACCGCCTGCTGCTGAACGAAGCCGCGCGGCTTTTCGACCCCATCCGCTACACCGAAGGCGACCTCCGCCTGCCGCTGATGGATGCCGATCTGCAAGACCGCGACGGAATCCCGGCATCGGTGCAGGCGCTGGCCGATCTGATCGCCGGGGCCGATGCGGTGATCGTGGCCACGCCCGAATACAACAAGGGCATTTCGGGCGTGCTCAAGAACGCGCTCGACTGGATCAGCCGGGTCGACGGCAATCCCTGGCGCGACAAGCCCGTGGCGCTGATGTCGGCTGCGGCGGGCCGCGCCGGGGGCGAGCGTGCGCAGAACATGGCGCGGCTGTGCCTGAACCCGTTTCGTCCGCGCCTGCTGAGCGGACCCGAGGTGTTCATCGCCGCCACCGCCCAGCAATGGGGCGAAGACGGGCGGCTGACCAACGAATTCGGCGCCAAGCTGCTGGGCGAATTGATGGACGGGCTGCGGGCCGAGATCGGGCGGTCGTAGGCT
This sequence is a window from Thalassococcus arenae. Protein-coding genes within it:
- a CDS encoding OmpA family protein, with the translated sequence MIRAKLPVLLSVAVLGLSACTTGPMFDQNDPNQRAKTGALVGAATGAIAGRIVGGDDKGERNRATVAGALVGAAAGAAIGNQLDKQAAELRQQLGNDVSVRNTGDRLIVTMPQDILFATDSATLRPDLVGDLRDVAASLQAYPNTTVQVIGHTDNTGGAAYNLDLSQRRAQSVANVLIGQGVPSFRIATFGRGEDQPIASNLTPEGRAQNRRVEIVILPNA
- a CDS encoding NADPH-dependent FMN reductase, giving the protein MPAYTLVGLCGSLRAGSTNRLLLNEAARLFDPIRYTEGDLRLPLMDADLQDRDGIPASVQALADLIAGADAVIVATPEYNKGISGVLKNALDWISRVDGNPWRDKPVALMSAAAGRAGGERAQNMARLCLNPFRPRLLSGPEVFIAATAQQWGEDGRLTNEFGAKLLGELMDGLRAEIGRS